Proteins from a single region of Sesamum indicum cultivar Zhongzhi No. 13 linkage group LG5, S_indicum_v1.0, whole genome shotgun sequence:
- the LOC105162144 gene encoding putative clathrin assembly protein At5g35200 (The sequence of the model RefSeq protein was modified relative to this genomic sequence to represent the inferred CDS: added 33 bases not found in genome assembly) has product MSGGGTQNSLRKTLGALKDTTTVSLAKINSDYKELDIAIVKATNHVERPAKERHIKAVFAAISATRPRADVAYCIHALARRLSKTHNWAVALKTLIVIHRALREVDPTFQEEILNYGRSRSHMLNLAHFKDDSSPNAWDYSAWVRCYALFLEERLECFRVLKYDIEAERLRMKDLDTPELLEQLPALQQLLYRVLGCQPQGAAIHNFIIQLALSMVASESIKIYNAISDGTVNLVDKFFEMQRHDALKALDIYRRAGQQAERLSEFFEICKSLDVGRGERYIKIEQPPASFLQAMEEYVREAPRVSTTRKDLADDKPKAMLAIEYKKSSEVKEERPPSPPPPEAEPEPQPVVEPVKVEAPASESPPDLLGLHEPHPAATELDEKNAMALAIVPVGGAEQPGSTGPNLANGTTGWELALVTAPSSNESAASASKLAGGLDKLTLDSLYDDAIRRNNQNVSYNPWEQAPMGNSMMPQIAHDPFYASNAVAAPPAVQMAAMSNQQHVYPFQQQPQPQMMMMGPQQPINPFGTPYGTTGQPYGPGMPVQAYNPYSGFI; this is encoded by the exons ATGTCAGGTGGGGGAACACAAAACAGTTTAAGAAAAACCCTTGGTGCTCTTAAGGATACCACTACCGTAAGTTTGGCGAAAATAAACAGTGACTACAAG GAATTGGACATTGCCATTGTTAAGGCAACAAATCACGTTGAGCGCCCAGCAAAAGAGAGGCACATAAAAG CTGTCTTTGCTGCCATATCGGCCACCAGACCTCGAGCGGATGTTGCCTATTGCATACATGCCCTTGCTAGAAGATTGTCAAAGACGCATAATTGGGCG GTTGCCTTGAAAACATTGATTGTCATACATCGTGCATTAAGAGAGGTGGACCCAACATtccaagaagaaattcttaaTTATGGTCGGAGCAGAAGCCATATGCTTAACTTAGCCCATTTCAAGGATGACTCCAGTCCTAATG CCTGGGATTATTCTGCTTGGGTGCGATGTTATGCGTTGTTTTTGGAGGAGAGGTTGGAATGTTTCAGAGTGTTGAAATATGACATAGAGGCAGAACGTCTG AGAATGAAAGATCTTGACACTCCAGAGTTACTTGAGCAGTTACCAGCATTGCAACAACTGCTTTACCGTGTACTTGGCTGTCag CCACAAGGAGCAgcaattcataattttatcattcagTTGGCTCTTTCAATG gTTGCTTCTGAAAgcattaaaatttacaatgcAATCAGTGATGGTACTGTCAATTTGGTTGACAAG TTCTTTGAGATGCAAAGGCATGATGCTCTTAAGGCTTTGGATATATATCGGAGAGCAGGGCAGCAG GCCGAGAGATTGTCAgagttttttgaaatatgtaAAAGCCTTGATGTTGGACGTGGGGAGAGATATATCAAGATTGAACAG CCGCCTGCATCATTTTTACAAGCTATGGAAGAGTATGTTAGAGAAGCACCACGCGTCTCCACAACTCGCAAAGATCTG GCTGATGATAAGCCCAAGGCAATGTTGGCAATAGAGTACAA ATCCCCACCTCCACCAGAAGCAGAACCAGAACCACAACCCGTAGTAGAACCCGTCAAAGTGGAAGCTCCTGCTTCAGAATCACCGCCTGATTTGCTG GGTCTGCATGAGCCTCATCCAGCTGCCACAGAGTTAGATGAGAAGAATGCCATGGCTTTAGCCATTGTGCCAGTTG GTGGTGCTGAACAACCTGGTTCCACCGGACCAAACCTGGCTAATGGAACAACAGGCTGGGAACTAGCACTTGTTACCGCTCCAAGCTCCAATGAGAGTGCTGCTTCTGCTAGCAAATTG GCTGGAGGCCTCGACAAACTTACGCTCGACAGCCTATACGATGACGCAATCCGAAGAAACAACCAGAATGTGAGTTACAATCCATGGGAACAAGCACCAATGGGCAACTCCATGATGCCACAAATAGCCCACGACCCATTCTATGCCTCCAACGCTGTGGCTGCACCGCCTGCTGTGCAGATGGCAGCTATGTCCAACCAGCAACATGTTTACCCATTCCAGCAGCAACCCCAGCCgcaaatgatgatgatgggccCACAGCAACCCATCAATCCTTTTGGAACCCCATACGGTACCACCGGGCAGCCTTATGGCCCAGGTATGCCCGTTCAAGCATACAATCCTTATTCAGGCTTCATTTGA